In Pan paniscus chromosome 15, NHGRI_mPanPan1-v2.0_pri, whole genome shotgun sequence, the sequence AAATTTTAAAGGGTGCCTGCTCCTTacttttaatacacacacacacacacacacacacgcacacgcacacacacacacacagccacacacccaCTCAAGTTTGGGGAGAAGAGCAAGTCCATGTAAGAAACCCTGATTATACGTAATGTGGAACTGTTGTTATTAACTTTTGTAGGTAAATAAGAAATTTGTGTTACATCTGTTactaaaagaagcaaaaatacatatatgtaggCTAATATTACTGAGCAAATATGACAAACACAAGAACCTTGTAATGGACTATCTCTTTCTAACACCCATGTTTACAGGTTTGGAAGTGCTGTGGTTTTAGAAGCCTTATGATCAGCTATTCCTATCCAGACTGTGGCAAAAGAGTCCTTGAATTCCTGTCTATTGATAATTGATGGGCAATTAGGCTTGTTCCAAATTCACTCTTGCAACTTCATGTGTAAGGAGACTTGCATCAAATGGTTAAGGCTAATAATAGTccacaaaaatgtttatttggcaGTAACTACAGGAATGCATAAAGGCTAGCCTCTTGGAGAGTGGTCATATGTTTCATCTTATCTGTTTTACTCAGAACATCTCATCTATAATCCTTTCCTCGGGAGCAAGAAATATTAACTATTAGGACAACTGTAGCCCTTGGCCCAATTGCTATTTCTCAGCCTGTGGTAACTATGGAAATTATCTCCCATCCGAAACTCCTACTTGATGCTGAGCAGTAAAGAATATTCTGACTTGTGTCATGTAAATGGTAGTGGTGTGTTACTTCAGTTCATTACGAATTATGTCCCATATATCAGCAGTCTCCAATCATTTTGGCAgcagggaccggttttgtggaagacaattttttcacagatggcagagAGGATGGTTTCTGGATGAAACTCTTTTACCTCGGATCAccagacattagattctcataaggagtgcaacCTAGATTATTCACATATTAGTTCATAATAGGGTTAGCTCTCCTGTGAGAATTgaatgccaccgctgatctgacaggaggtcgGGCTCAGGTGGTAATTCTTGGGCactgctcacttcctgctgtgcgacacagtttctaacaggccatggaccggtACTGGTCcttggcccaggggttggggaccccgcTATATATAATAGACAGGACAAATCACAGACGCatacactttttaaatatatcctaggctgggcgcggtggcttatgcctgtaatcccagcactttgggaggccaaggcaggtggatcacctgaggtcaggaattcaagaccagcctggccaacatggtgaaaccccgtctgtactaaaaatacaaaaatcatctgggcatggtggcaggcacctgtaa encodes:
- the LOC134728922 gene encoding uncharacterized protein LOC134728922, producing LFVLFVCLRQDLTLSPRLECNGTIMAYCSLGLLGSGNPPPLPPTSSAPVAGNISMCYHTQLIFVYILFFFFFFESQDFAMLPSCHHAQMIFVFLVQTGFHHVGQAGLEFLTSGDPPALASQSAGITGISHRAQPRIYLKSVCVCDLSCLLYIAGSPTPGPRTSTGPWPVRNCVAQQEVSSAQELPPEPDLLSDQRWHSILTGELTLL